A genomic region of Friedmanniella luteola contains the following coding sequences:
- a CDS encoding cupredoxin domain-containing protein yields MKFKKTVYAALAVAMLPLLVPGAAHADSPKARVLELRDACDKASWDVEFPGLCTRSTGSVTLPEFREELADGGDGAWWIRQRAIGLDQGDAIEATNVGGIIHTFTEVDTFGKGCVEEWNKAVTETVDNCDFGKFLGTLVPAGTSSAAQHPAVGVHKFQCLVHPWMRTTVTVKKS; encoded by the coding sequence GTGAAGTTCAAGAAGACCGTCTACGCGGCGCTCGCTGTGGCGATGCTGCCGTTGCTGGTACCGGGGGCCGCGCACGCCGACTCGCCGAAGGCTCGCGTCCTCGAACTGCGGGACGCCTGCGACAAGGCGAGCTGGGACGTGGAGTTCCCCGGCCTGTGCACCAGGTCCACCGGCAGCGTCACGCTGCCGGAGTTCCGGGAGGAACTGGCCGACGGTGGTGATGGCGCATGGTGGATCCGGCAGCGGGCCATCGGCCTCGACCAAGGTGATGCGATCGAGGCCACGAACGTGGGAGGGATCATCCACACCTTCACCGAGGTCGACACCTTCGGCAAGGGCTGTGTGGAGGAGTGGAACAAGGCCGTCACGGAGACGGTCGACAACTGCGACTTCGGCAAGTTCCTCGGCACGCTGGTGCCGGCCGGCACCTCGTCCGCGGCTCAGCACCCCGCGGTCGGTGTCCACAAGTTCCAGTGCCTGGTCCACCCGTGGATGCGGACGACGGTCACCGTGAAGAAGTCGTGA
- a CDS encoding YciI family protein produces the protein MAQYAVLIYTDDSVHAPDATEADTAAADQHAEELAGSGSMLLAYALTPRDLATSIRADGMTDGPFVDAKEVVAGFYILEAPDLDAALAIAGTNPVVQAGGGVEVRPVHSGGVLEQPAA, from the coding sequence ATGGCTCAGTACGCCGTCCTCATCTACACCGACGACTCCGTCCACGCCCCCGACGCGACCGAGGCCGACACCGCAGCCGCCGACCAGCACGCCGAGGAGCTGGCGGGGTCCGGCTCGATGCTGCTGGCCTATGCGTTGACCCCGCGCGACCTGGCGACCTCGATCCGCGCCGACGGGATGACCGACGGCCCCTTCGTCGACGCCAAGGAGGTCGTCGCGGGGTTCTACATCCTGGAGGCTCCCGACCTCGACGCCGCACTCGCCATCGCTGGTACCAACCCGGTCGTGCAGGCCGGCGGTGGGGTCGAGGTCCGGCCCGTGCACAGCGGTGGCGTCCTGGAGCAGCCGGCGGCGTGA
- a CDS encoding RNA polymerase sigma factor → MTDRALVEAALAQAHRAEWAYVVAATLRTVRDLDLAEECVQEAYTAALQSWRREGIPASPAAWLTTTARRRGIDAVRRDQTLKAKLPLLVEPHLTSPEGEADMEPRLQDETTVPDERLRLVFLCCHPALAVEAQVALTLRLVCGVDTVDIARAFLVPATTMAARITRAKKKITGSRIPFRLPSAAELPDRLDGVLGVVHLLFTTGYTAPTGSSVVRADLVDAALRLAETLRELLPDEPEVAGLLALLLAADARRAARTDEHGQLIQLRDQDPTRWDHLALRRAHQLVMAALPHPRAGRHTLQAAIACQHAVARDGRTTDWAQILGLYDALLQVWPSPVVALNRAVALAEIAGPAAALAEVRTLDQEGRLAGYHYLHAVEADLLHRLDRPAEARDAYQRARSLTDNAAEQRFLERQIAALE, encoded by the coding sequence GTGACCGACCGGGCGCTGGTCGAGGCCGCCCTGGCGCAGGCGCACCGGGCCGAGTGGGCCTACGTGGTCGCCGCGACGCTTCGCACCGTCCGCGATCTCGATCTCGCGGAGGAGTGCGTCCAGGAGGCCTACACCGCCGCCCTCCAGTCCTGGCGTCGCGAGGGGATCCCCGCAAGCCCGGCCGCCTGGCTGACCACCACAGCGAGGCGGCGGGGGATCGACGCCGTCCGGCGGGACCAGACCTTGAAGGCGAAGCTGCCGCTGCTGGTCGAACCGCACCTGACGTCTCCGGAAGGGGAGGCCGACATGGAGCCACGGCTCCAGGACGAGACCACCGTGCCGGACGAACGGCTCCGGCTGGTCTTCCTGTGCTGCCACCCCGCCCTCGCGGTGGAGGCCCAGGTCGCGCTCACCCTGAGGTTGGTGTGCGGGGTCGACACCGTGGACATCGCTCGCGCATTCCTGGTACCGGCGACCACGATGGCCGCGCGGATCACCCGCGCCAAGAAGAAGATCACCGGCTCCCGCATCCCCTTCCGCCTCCCGAGCGCTGCCGAGCTGCCCGACCGGCTCGACGGTGTCCTCGGCGTCGTGCACCTGCTCTTCACCACCGGGTACACCGCCCCCACGGGCTCCTCCGTGGTCCGTGCCGATCTCGTCGACGCTGCCCTTCGTCTGGCCGAGACCCTGCGTGAGCTCCTGCCCGACGAACCCGAGGTCGCGGGGCTGCTCGCCCTGCTGCTGGCGGCCGACGCCCGACGGGCGGCCCGCACCGACGAACACGGCCAGCTGATCCAGCTGCGTGACCAGGACCCCACCCGCTGGGACCACCTCGCCCTCCGACGCGCCCACCAGCTGGTGATGGCTGCACTGCCTCACCCCCGCGCCGGCCGGCACACCCTCCAAGCCGCCATCGCCTGCCAGCACGCCGTCGCACGCGACGGCCGAACCACCGACTGGGCCCAGATCCTCGGCCTGTACGACGCTCTCCTCCAGGTGTGGCCCTCACCCGTGGTCGCCCTCAACCGCGCCGTCGCCCTCGCCGAGATCGCCGGGCCCGCAGCGGCCCTCGCTGAGGTGCGGACTCTCGACCAGGAAGGCCGACTGGCCGGCTACCACTACCTGCACGCCGTCGAAGCCGACCTCCTCCACCGCCTCGACCGCCCTGCCGAAGCCCGGGACGCCTACCAACGGGCCCGCAGCCTCACCGACAACGCTGCGGAACAACGGTTCCTCGAACGCCAGATCGCAGCCCTCGAGTGA